The DNA segment TTGTCAAACCGATATTGTAGGCAATCCTCTGTATGTGTGTATCAACCGGAATAATGAGTTTACTCGCAGGAAGTTTATCCCACAAGCCTAGGTCTATTTGGTCTTTTCTAACCATCCAGCGCAGTAATAAATTTGCTCGTTTGCATGCGCTTTTATTTACAGGGTTTGGCAGAAGATGATTAAATCCGATTCCCTTTGAGCGTTTCCATTTCCAATTTTCCAGATCAATTTTTCTAATTTCATCTACGCATTTTGCCCAAGTCACGCCGAGATGCGCATCTTCCTGTTGATATTGTGAAGAAACCCATTTTCCTATCGAGCCGACTTGATTTAATATTTTTTTCAACGCATAAAGCAGCCGTAACAAATCCGTGTGTTTGATCATACGATAATAGAAACCGCGCCATTTTTTTATTTCAACTTCCGGCTCCATTGTATCCACAAATCGTCGAGGTGAGTGATTCATTAGCTCTATGGCCAATTCACCGGCTTTAATAATTTGTTGAACCTGTCCAAAAGCGAGAGACGTCACGACAAGCGCAACGATCTCTTGATCCTGCGAATCATCAAATCTTTTAACAAGTTGAATGGGATCGGAATAGATAAAACTGTGGTCAAATGTTGCGTAGAGCTTGTCGAGTTGAATTCTTAATTCAGATGTCAAAGTAGATTTTTTCTGCGCTTTTTTGATGTATTAAAAATAACAGTC comes from the bacterium genome and includes:
- a CDS encoding TIGR02757 family protein — protein: MKKAQKKSTLTSELRIQLDKLYATFDHSFIYSDPIQLVKRFDDSQDQEIVALVVTSLAFGQVQQIIKAGELAIELMNHSPRRFVDTMEPEVEIKKWRGFYYRMIKHTDLLRLLYALKKILNQVGSIGKWVSSQYQQEDAHLGVTWAKCVDEIRKIDLENWKWKRSKGIGFNHLLPNPVNKSACKRANLLLRWMVRKDQIDLGLWDKLPASKLIIPVDTHIQRIAYNIGLTNRTDLSWKTAIEITDKLRQLDPNDPVKYDFALCRLGILNMCPKKRDMNKCNSCPIFDICRL